A genome region from Microbacterium sp. CGR2 includes the following:
- a CDS encoding FAD-dependent oxidoreductase, producing METDAVDVAVVGGGVMGLATAWELTRRGLRPVVLEQFARGHHQGASHGATRNFNNAYAEEHYLDLLMRSREGWDTLGPVDGEPLLRLHGLVTHGRLDVAAVRDRLVARGIAAELLTATGAATRWPGMRFEGVVLWSSDAGVIRASDALRALEQRIIAGGGEVRWRTPVAHIGEDAKGVVLALANGSRVHADTAVVTAGAWSSELLGRFGLPRLTVTEETPAHFRPGTDSPWPSFNHYVDPDRHPATVYGMPTPGEGVKVGFHGVGDQVDPDGRPHRATHQQALSEYVREWLPGLDAASAVPISCTYTSTDDGTFVLDRRGRTVVGAGFSGHGFKFATGIGAVLADLALDPGARAAEPFRLS from the coding sequence ATGGAGACGGATGCCGTGGACGTCGCCGTCGTCGGCGGCGGAGTGATGGGTCTCGCGACCGCCTGGGAGTTGACGCGGCGGGGGCTCCGACCGGTCGTGCTGGAGCAGTTCGCGCGCGGTCATCACCAGGGTGCCTCCCACGGGGCGACCCGTAACTTCAACAACGCCTACGCCGAGGAGCACTATCTCGACCTTCTGATGCGCTCCCGCGAGGGCTGGGACACCCTCGGGCCTGTGGACGGCGAGCCCCTGCTGCGCCTGCACGGGCTGGTGACACACGGTCGGCTCGACGTCGCCGCGGTGCGGGATCGTCTGGTCGCGCGCGGCATCGCCGCCGAGCTCCTCACGGCGACGGGTGCCGCAACCCGATGGCCGGGCATGCGATTCGAAGGTGTCGTCCTGTGGTCGTCGGATGCCGGGGTCATCCGCGCGTCCGACGCGCTCCGCGCGCTGGAACAGCGCATCATCGCGGGCGGTGGCGAAGTGCGCTGGCGCACGCCGGTGGCGCACATCGGCGAGGACGCGAAGGGCGTCGTCCTCGCCCTCGCGAACGGAAGCCGAGTGCACGCCGACACCGCGGTCGTGACAGCGGGCGCGTGGAGTTCCGAACTTCTCGGTCGGTTCGGGCTGCCTCGGCTCACCGTCACAGAGGAGACGCCGGCGCACTTCCGCCCCGGCACGGATTCCCCCTGGCCGTCGTTCAACCACTACGTGGATCCGGACCGCCATCCTGCCACCGTGTACGGGATGCCGACACCCGGCGAAGGCGTGAAGGTGGGATTCCACGGGGTCGGAGACCAGGTCGATCCGGACGGGCGCCCGCACCGCGCGACGCATCAGCAGGCTTTGAGCGAATATGTGCGGGAGTGGCTGCCAGGACTCGACGCGGCATCCGCGGTCCCGATCAGCTGCACCTACACGTCGACCGACGATGGCACGTTCGTGCTGGATCGGCGAGGACGGACCGTCGTCGGTGCCGGCTTCTCCGGTCACGGCTTCAAATTCGCCACCGGCATCGGCGCCGTCCTCGCCGACCTGGCCCTCGACCCTGGTGCGCGCGCGGCGGAGCCGTTCCGCCTGTCCTGA
- a CDS encoding GuaB3 family IMP dehydrogenase-related protein: MEIELGRGKRARRAYTFDDIAVVPSRRTRNPEDVSTAWTIDAFGFDIPVLGAPMDSVVSPQTAIMLGQLGGLGVLDLEGLWTRYENPEPLLAEIAGLDEHEATVRMQQLYSEPIKPELITRRIAEVREAGVTVAGSLTPQRTQEFYDTVAAAGVDLFVIRGTTVSAEHVSSVAEPLNLKKFIYDLDVPVIVGGAATYTAALHLMRTGAAGVLVGFGGGAASTTRATLGIHAPMATAVSDVAAARRDYLDESGGRYVHVIADGGVGTSGDIVKALAMGADAVMLGVALARATDAPGRGFHWGPEAHHAKLPRGRRVEVGGIGTLEEILYGPAPVADGTANLIGALRKSMATTGYSDLKEFQRVEVVLAPYEA, from the coding sequence ATGGAGATCGAGCTCGGCCGAGGAAAGCGCGCCCGTCGCGCGTACACCTTCGATGACATCGCGGTGGTGCCGTCGCGTCGCACGCGCAACCCCGAAGATGTCTCGACCGCCTGGACCATCGATGCGTTCGGATTCGACATCCCCGTGCTCGGTGCGCCGATGGACTCGGTCGTGAGCCCGCAGACCGCGATCATGCTCGGCCAGCTGGGCGGACTCGGCGTCCTCGATCTCGAGGGGCTGTGGACGCGTTACGAGAACCCGGAACCTCTCCTCGCGGAGATCGCGGGTCTCGACGAGCACGAAGCGACCGTGCGCATGCAGCAGCTGTACTCCGAGCCCATCAAGCCGGAACTCATCACCCGCCGCATCGCGGAGGTTCGTGAGGCGGGGGTCACGGTCGCCGGCTCCCTCACCCCGCAGCGCACCCAGGAGTTCTACGACACGGTCGCCGCGGCCGGCGTCGACCTGTTCGTGATCCGCGGCACGACGGTCTCGGCCGAGCACGTGTCGAGCGTCGCCGAGCCGCTCAACCTCAAGAAGTTCATCTACGACCTCGACGTCCCCGTCATCGTGGGCGGCGCGGCGACGTACACGGCGGCACTGCATCTCATGCGCACCGGAGCGGCCGGCGTGCTCGTCGGCTTCGGCGGAGGGGCCGCGTCGACGACGCGCGCGACCCTCGGCATCCATGCGCCGATGGCCACGGCGGTCTCCGATGTCGCCGCCGCGCGTCGCGACTACCTCGACGAGTCGGGCGGCCGTTACGTGCACGTCATCGCCGACGGTGGAGTCGGCACGTCCGGCGACATCGTCAAGGCTCTCGCCATGGGAGCGGATGCCGTGATGCTCGGTGTCGCGCTCGCTCGCGCCACCGACGCGCCGGGGCGCGGCTTCCACTGGGGCCCCGAGGCGCACCACGCGAAGCTTCCCCGTGGGCGTCGCGTCGAGGTCGGCGGCATCGGCACCCTCGAGGAGATCCTCTACGGCCCGGCCCCGGTCGCCGACGGCACGGCGAACCTGATCGGCGCGCTGCGCAAGTCCATGGCGACCACCGGGTACTCCGACCTCAAGGAGTTCCAGCGGGTCGAGGTCGTGCTCGCGCCGTACGAGGCCTGA
- a CDS encoding SURF1 family protein: protein MLRGRWIGMLVLCLIVAAVFAWLGQWQLERAIETDPPPAGATEQVRPLTDVVEPGEYLPEPLVGQRVETSGTWIADDFLVVSGRFNDDVEGFWVTGQLRVADRTSIAVAVGWAADRESADAALAALAAEADGSTVEVTGRIISDEGPALPPRDDPDRIDRMSTAALLSRWHDVEQLDVYRPYLASTSGAAGLADISSPAPEEQSPVNWLNIFYAVEWAIFAGFAFYLWYRLAKDAWEREVEEFEEAAGAASA, encoded by the coding sequence ATGCTCCGGGGACGATGGATCGGCATGCTGGTGCTGTGCCTGATCGTCGCCGCGGTGTTCGCCTGGCTCGGTCAATGGCAACTGGAGCGCGCCATCGAGACCGATCCGCCGCCCGCAGGGGCGACCGAGCAGGTGCGCCCGCTGACCGACGTGGTCGAGCCGGGGGAGTACCTGCCGGAGCCGCTGGTCGGTCAGCGCGTCGAGACCTCGGGAACCTGGATCGCCGACGACTTCCTGGTCGTTTCCGGCCGGTTCAATGACGACGTCGAGGGGTTCTGGGTGACGGGTCAGCTGCGCGTCGCCGATCGCACCTCGATCGCCGTGGCGGTCGGCTGGGCAGCCGACCGAGAGAGCGCCGATGCCGCGCTCGCCGCGCTCGCCGCGGAAGCCGACGGATCCACCGTGGAGGTGACGGGTCGCATCATCTCCGACGAGGGGCCGGCACTGCCGCCGCGTGACGACCCCGACCGGATCGACCGGATGTCGACGGCGGCTCTCCTGAGCCGCTGGCACGACGTCGAGCAGCTCGATGTGTACCGCCCGTATCTCGCGTCGACGTCGGGGGCCGCAGGTCTGGCCGACATCTCCTCGCCGGCGCCGGAGGAGCAGTCCCCGGTGAACTGGCTCAACATCTTCTACGCGGTCGAGTGGGCCATCTTCGCCGGCTTCGCGTTCTACCTCTGGTACCGCCTGGCGAAAGACGCCTGGGAGCGCGAGGTCGAAGAGTTCGAAGAGGCTGCGGGCGCGGCGTCCGCCTGA